The following DNA comes from Corallococcus exiguus.
TGCGGAAGTAGAACTGCGGACGGTACCCCTTGAAGAACGGGGTGTGGCGGCCGCCCTCTTCCTTCGACAGCACGTAAATCTGCGCCTTGAACTTCGTGTGCGGCGTGATGCTGCCCGGCTTCGCCAGCACCTGGCCGCGCTCCATGTCCTCGCGCTTGAGGCCACGGACCAGCGCGCCGATGTTGTCGCCCGCCCGGCCCTCGTCCAGCAGCTTGCGGAACATCTCCACGCCCGTCACCACCGTCTTCTGCGTCGCGCGCAGGCCGACGACTTCGACTTCCTCGCCCACCTTGATGATTCCGCGCTCCACGCGGCCCGTCGCCACCGTACCGCGGCCGGCGATGGAGAACACGTCTTCCACCGGCATCAGGAAGGGCTTGTCCGTCGCGCGCTGCGGCGTCGGGATGTACGCGTCCACCGCCTCCATCAGCTTCAGGATGGCCGGCTCGCCGATGTCGCTGGTGTCACCCTCCAGCGCCTTCACCGCGGAGCCAGGGACGATGGGGATGCTGTCGCCAGGGAACTCGTACTTCTTCAGCAGGTCGCGAACTTCCATCTCCACGAGCTCGCGCAGCTCGGGGTCGTCCAGCAGGTCCACCTTGTTCAGGAAGACCACGATGTAGGGCACGCCCACCTGACGGGCCAGCAGGATGTGCTCGCGCGTCTGGGGCATCGGGCCGTCCGCCGCCGACACCACCAG
Coding sequences within:
- the tuf gene encoding elongation factor Tu, yielding MSKEKFDRSLPHVNIGTIGHVDHGKTSLTAAITKVLAKTGGATFLAYDQIDKAPEERERGITISTAHVEYKTKNRHYAHVDCPGHADYVKNMITGAAQMDGAILVVSAADGPMPQTREHILLARQVGVPYIVVFLNKVDLLDDPELRELVEMEVRDLLKKYEFPGDSIPIVPGSAVKALEGDTSDIGEPAILKLMEAVDAYIPTPQRATDKPFLMPVEDVFSIAGRGTVATGRVERGIIKVGEEVEVVGLRATQKTVVTGVEMFRKLLDEGRAGDNIGALVRGLKREDMERGQVLAKPGSITPHTKFKAQIYVLSKEEGGRHTPFFKGYRPQFYFRTTDVTGTVKLPDNVEMVMPGDNIAIEVELITPVAMEKELRFA